A single window of Candidatus Omnitrophota bacterium DNA harbors:
- a CDS encoding type Z 30S ribosomal protein S14 — MAKTCKMEISKRVQKFRVREKNRCLRCGRPRSYYRDFGLCRLCFRELAHRGEIPGIKKASW; from the coding sequence ATGGCTAAAACATGCAAAATGGAAATATCAAAAAGAGTGCAGAAGTTCCGTGTCAGGGAAAAGAACAGGTGTCTCAGATGCGGCCGCCCGAGAAGTTATTACCGTGATTTCGGTTTGTGCCGGCTTTGTTTCAGAGAGCTTGCCCACCGTGGCGAGATCCCGGGCATAAAGAAAGCCAGCTGGTAA